The genomic DNA TTCTTTGTTTTTGTCAAAAGGATTCCAAGTGGCACACCAATAAGCACTGCAATGAGTAATGCAACAAAAGACAGTTGAATATGTTCAAGTAATCGAGCTAATAATTCCCCTTTTCGATCACTTAAAGTATTGAGGATGGTATTCATACAGATTCACCTGCCTGGTTTTTTGATAAGAAACTAAAAATATCTTGTCGTGACAATAACCAAGATTGTGCATCGACCGTAACAATAACTGCATCATGTGATACGAGTTCGCGATAGACGTCGCTGACCGCTTGATTATGATCGACAACCGGATAATCTAATGTTTCGTTCGTATCAAGCTTTCTTCCTGCAAGTTCGGCTACTTTTCCAAGTGTAAAATGATTTAATACCACACCGGTCAAGTTTCCTAAAAATTGGCGTACAAAATCGTTTTTAGGCGTTTTAATAAAGTCATTAGGTGTCCCAATTTGTTCAACACGTCCATGATTCAGTAAACATATCCGATCGCCTAATTTAAAAGCTTCTTCAATATCATGCGTCACAAACACAATAGTTTTCTTGATTTTACTTTGTAAGCTTAAAAGGTCATCTTGCAATTTTTCACGTGTAATCGGGTCTAAAGCACTGAAAGGTTCATCCATTAAAATGACAGGCGGGTCTGCTGCTAGTGCACGCACGACACCGACACGTTGACGTTGACCGCCAGACAACTCGTCAGGCTTACGATTTTTAAATTGTTCAGGTTCTAAACCTACCATTGTCAATAACTCATCGACACGCGCATCAATTTTTGATTTAGACCAATCTTTCATTAAAGGCACTTGCGCAATATTGTCACGGATTGTCATATGTGGAAACAGCGCAATTTGCTGTAACACATACCCCATATCCCAGCGCATCTCATACACAGAATAGTCACTAATAGGTCTTTCTTTAAAGTAAATATAGCCGTCTGATAAGGGGATAAGACGGTTAATCATTTTCATCGTTGTCGTTTTGCCCGATCCTGATGGTCCAATTAAAACGAAAAATTCGCCTTCTTGAATCTCCATATCGACTTGATCAACAACGACTTTATCACCGTAACGTTTCGTTACATTATTAAACTTAATCATTGAATCCCTCGTTCTCTATTTTATTGATTTTCATTTATATAGCTCAATTACCCCAAACTTTGAAACTTATACTTATTAAATCATAATTCATTGAAAAAATAACTCAATTTGCCTCTAATTTTTAATCGAGCTTAATCTATAAAATAATACGTTACAAGTAGCATTCAATTTTATATAAACTGTTTCTTTTAACGCCATTATGTATATCAATAATCTAATCCATTTTATCGCAGGCGATGATCAAAATTTTTAATTGTCTTTACAAAAACATTGTCTCAAAAAAGCAATAAAAAACAACACAGACTGCATTGTCTGTGCTGCTTTATTTTCTACTGCTACAACGACCTATCCTTTAATATAGTCACTCCGACGTATTATTTATGAACTATGCATTTTATAATCTTGAATAGCTGTTAAAAATTCAGGACAGTAGTGTTTTAATTTATAACTACCTACACCTTCAATTTGAATCATATCTTGCTTTGAAAGTGGCTTTCGTTTCGCAAACGCTTCTAATGTATAATCCGTAAAAATATTCGTCGGTGGAATATTCATTTTTTCGCTCATATGTTGACGTACTTCAACTAATTTTTCAAATAAAATACGGTCAACACCTTCGACAGTATTAATATTAACAGTTTCTTTTGAT from Staphylococcus schleiferi includes the following:
- a CDS encoding ABC transporter ATP-binding protein — protein: MIKFNNVTKRYGDKVVVDQVDMEIQEGEFFVLIGPSGSGKTTTMKMINRLIPLSDGYIYFKERPISDYSVYEMRWDMGYVLQQIALFPHMTIRDNIAQVPLMKDWSKSKIDARVDELLTMVGLEPEQFKNRKPDELSGGQRQRVGVVRALAADPPVILMDEPFSALDPITREKLQDDLLSLQSKIKKTIVFVTHDIEEAFKLGDRICLLNHGRVEQIGTPNDFIKTPKNDFVRQFLGNLTGVVLNHFTLGKVAELAGRKLDTNETLDYPVVDHNQAVSDVYRELVSHDAVIVTVDAQSWLLSRQDIFSFLSKNQAGESV